In Plasmodium falciparum 3D7 genome assembly, chromosome: 13, the following are encoded in one genomic region:
- a CDS encoding protein kinase, putative, with translation MSKWNMLRSRIVWPEEFVFAIENEGYDNKFGYSYVIKYNGNIVHNNCKKHLNKVDKLLNVTHRMCENLEDENMGNNSDIFNDENNDEEINKANQILLRLNDKKKYIKEKLSNIKTIDEKFDIIIKNEPCYIFRIDMPNLNVEPDYLLEYLKREYYNENHKDSDEQKVGHHRRLSNYDRANNKINSNNKINSNKNNNYYYRANEGEPYKTYLYNIKLMECEDTIMDNREFFFSEAKQSGLNINILINEGKYIKNKLYEYKEYCVNNYNENEEDDEKNKENNDNNGNAYGHMKNQQSKEFIDKKNIRTQNKSIIERDNKKEINYEEISVLPYSDIIILKNKNVHTESNIAGFLTPFLLNGNIKKHISKNVQPYIKYHFNNQLIYKNLCNIIKLMCYLQDCNICHGNIKPSNLFISNDGLHILLGNFIPRLKLQNFYFFVIHKKKNIPKYISPEIFFYLNKKIAIVDTKGKKKKPKHIEKYFYKNDIFCLGLCFYYIIMMNEDILYYINDQYIFQSKVEMMQAYITKPELFSLVRSMLIYDYKQRPDWSALAQIIQTEKR, from the coding sequence ATGAGTAAATGGAATATGTTAAGAAGTCGAATAGTGTGGCCAGAGGAGTTTGTATTTGCTATTGAGAATGAAggttatgataataaatttgGATATAgttatgttataaaatataatggtAACATAGttcataataattgtaaGAAGCATTTAAATAAAGtggataaattattaaatgttaCACATAGGATGTGTGAAAATTTAGAAGATGAAAATATGGGGAATAATTcagatatatttaatgatgaaaataatgatgaggaaataaataaagctaatcaaatattattaagattaaatgataaaaaaaaatatattaaagagaAACTTtctaatataaaaacaattgaTGAAAAATTTgacattataataaaaaatgaaccttgttatatatttcgtATAGATATGCCTAATTTGAATGTGGAACCAGATTATTTACTTGAATATTTAAAGAGggaatattataatgaaaaccATAAAGACAGCGATGAACAAAAAGTGGGACATCATAGAAGGCTTTCAAATTATGATAGagcaaataataaaataaatagtaataataaaataaatagtaataagaataataattattattatagagCAAATGAAGGGGAGccatataaaacatatttatataatataaagttAATGGAGTGTGAAGACACTATTATGGATAATCGagaattctttttttccgAAGCTAAACAATCTGGtcttaatataaatatcctTATAAATGAAgggaaatatattaaaaataagttatatgaatataaagagTATTgtgttaataattataatgagaATGAGGAGGATgacgaaaaaaataaagaaaataatgataataatgggAATGCTTATGGACACATGAAAAATCAACAATCAAAAGAATTCAttgataaaaagaatataagaaCACAAAATAAATCTATTATAGAAAGAgataacaaaaaagaaataaattatgaaGAAATTAGTGTCTTACCTTATAgtgatataataattttaaaaaataaaaatgtgcaCACAGAATCGAACATAGCAGGTTTCTTAACACCTTTCCTCCTAaatggaaatataaaaaaacatatttcaaaaaatgtCCAaccttatataaaatatcattttaataatcaattgatatataaaaacttatgtaatattattaaacttATGTGCTATTTACAAGATTGTAATATTTGTCATGGGAATATTAAACCAtccaatttatttattagtaATGATGGTTTGCATATTTTACTTGGAAATTTTATACCAAGATtaaaattacaaaatttctatttttttgttatacataaaaagaaaaatattcctaaatatatatcacctgaaatatttttttatttaaacaaaaaaattgcCATTGTAGACAccaaaggaaaaaaaaaaaaacccaaacatatagaaaaatatttttataaaaatgatatctTCTGTTTAGGCTTATGtttctattatattataatgatgaatGAGGATatcttatattatattaatgacCAATACATTTTCCAAAGTAAAGTTGAAATGATGCAAGCATATATTACAAAACCAGAGTTATTTTCCCTGGTAAGAAGCATGTTAATTTATGATTACAAACAAAGGCCTGACTGGTCAGCTCTCGCGCAAATCATACAAACGGAAAAgagataa
- a CDS encoding DNA polymerase theta, putative: MFEKKKKKVKNKNSIHLQCYRRLGIHRKKYFNFSNQLIYISLSGHIYTYPSYEGVLQADKYILDELCITKFGESSAITDIKLLYKKIYKNDYDPSKYTKQNFEHYYIPPSIIKAYNELGIHKLYKEQAECLCKIFLNDDIENKIKNGIYMNHGNNEEFVSNENTHCKSNVEVNTDISMNLDFFCDMNIVDMKNIKYTPGKKEDIQIDEFTDLIKSDITFGKKKNVDICNHMDNKMKVYTNEYTNEYTNEYTNEYTNEYTNEYTNECSNEDTNEYNLNNSHSKYDTLVNVENSSYKKRSQICYWSNNNNNNNNKFYNNFLFKIPTGMGKTLIYDILIIRQVLYKGFRVILTLPTLSLINEKYEYYDKLFGDQTVSLNIKKFNSNDFTGYSYSLSTDLALCTFEQANTILSIIIKNNLKFNYLFILDEIHYINNQKRGFHIESLLTKIKYIQKNFSHIYNIKVYGFSATISNIDQLAEWLDANVYESKTKLQRIKYLYKIDNSLYKDINKNEVERTLENCNTLDPNHLGYLISEEFILKKNVLIFCPSKNKSEQTASFISSTLPYYLNKRDYKINMELQEKRFKLLNDLKGLTIKVANVEKMIMNGIFYHHSGLNINEKSLIENSFRNNILFCLCCTTTLSVGINMNIHTIIIRSLKLGKSFITKDEITQMAGRCGRSQKKLYDSTSSCKNFDESTNKSYMTPDRRYTDSSGLPPILDYDYDCDGKVIIFVSNVEKHYLEKILYDEEEMSKLKTTLNNIQMCKFLLDFIHLKLIKTKKDMFDFLYLYSIKFFKAKRVEGNTNDDDQNNGINMNINNNDKCIHNNNDKCCSNNNNNDKCCSNNNNNDKCCIHNNNDKCINNNNDKCINNNNDKCIHNNNDKCCIHNNNKCSNNMNEKILIDVKQTFQYLFENKLITIPYEQEKNYYEHVFNKIFHINFCDINKIFTFQYINQNINPNILMKYNITQKINIFKKLYHNYKGKNITTDKQTSFFTLPFITILLIFKDIEFNKNLFQNLYVEFIKYIFLMNINLQQYDLFVYDILKDDDPIACTELFSYVQSASSIMEFIFNYSLVQYIYVKGFLPDVLLMIFAFCINSEINLKIHFDIYEQILMSHNKNIKNVFQFFGLNVEKLKNFELKNVDDLFDASANILKGKLNIDQIYENLEWIKIKRFYYAMIIYDCYNDDVYQVAKKYRLKLKEIKTVYLRCIFNLSYNCRILKNFKNSLDIFCIILENLLAKMKTKNFPFI; the protein is encoded by the exons atgttcgaaaaaaaaaaaaaaaaagtaaaaaataaaaattcgaTTCATTTACAATGTTATCGAAG ATTAGGTATTCAtcgaaaaaaatatttcaattttTCAAATCAGTTGATATACATTTCTTTGTCTGGccatatttatacatac cCAAGTTATGAAGGGGTGTTACAGGCAGACAAATATATTCTCGATGAATTGTGCATAACaa AATTTGGGGAAAGCTCTGCAATTActgatataaaattattatacaaaaaaatatacaaaaatgatTACGATCCTTCTAAATATACTAAACAAAACTTTGAACACTATTACATACCACCTTCAATTATTAA agcATATAACGAACTAGGTATACACAAACTATATAAAGAACAAGCAGAGTGTctttgtaaaatatttttaaatgacgatatagaaaataaaataaaaaatggaatTTATATGAACCATGGAAATAACGAGGAATTTGTATCAAATGAAAACACGCATTGTAAAAGTAATGTAGAAGTAAATACAGATATTTCAATGAATTTAgattttttttgtgatatGAATATTGtagatatgaaaaatataaaatacacaCCTgggaaaaaagaagatatacAAATTGACGAATTTACAGATTTGATTAAAAGCGATATAACATTTGGTAAGAAGAAAAATGTGGATATTTGTAACCACAtggataataaaatgaaggTATATACAAACGAATATACAAACGAATATACAAACGAATATACAAATGAATATACAAACGAATATACAAATGAATATACAAACGAATGTTCTAATGAAGATACCAACGAATACAATCTTAATAACAGCCATTCTAAATATGATACACTTGTTAATGTTGAAAAttcatcatataaaaaaaggtcGCAGATATGTTACTggagtaataataataataataataataataaattttataacaatTTCCTATTTAAAATACCTACAGGTATGGGAAAAACATTAATTTAtgatattcttattattcgTCAAGTTTTATATAAAGGTTTTAGAGTTATTTTAACCTTACCAACATTATCtctaataaatgaaaaatatgaatattatgataaattatttgGTGATCAAACAGtatcattaaatattaaaaaatttaatagtAATGATTTTACCGGATATTCATATAGTCTATCAACAGATTTGGCATTATGCACATTTGAACAAGCAAACACCATTTTAAgtattatcattaaaaataatttaaaatttaattatttatttatacttgatgaaattcattatataaataatcaaaaGAGGGGATTTCATATTGAATCCCTCttaacaaaaattaaatatatccaGAAAAATTTTagtcatatttataatataaaggtATATGGCTTTTCTGCGACTATTTCCAACATTGACCAG ctaGCTGAATGGCTAGACGCCAATGTGTATGAAAGCAAAACGAAACTTCAACGAATAAAATACCTGTATAAAATAGACAACTCATTATACAaagatataaacaaaaacGAGGTGGAGAGGACGTTGGAAAATTGTAATACGTTGGATCCGAATCATTTGGGATATTTGATAAGTgaagaatttattttaaaaaagaatgttttaatattttgtcCATCGAAAAATAAGAGTGAACAGACGGCTTCATTTATAAGTAGTACACTGccttattatttgaataagAGAgactataaaataaatatggaaTTACAAGAAAAGCggtttaaattattaaatgatttGAAAGGTTTGACAATAAAAGTAGCAAATGTTGAAAAGATGATTATGAATGGgatattttatcatcattcaggattaaatattaatgagAAGAGTCTTATTGAAAATTCTTTtcgaaataatatattattttgtttgtgTTGTACAACAACATTATCTGTAggaataaatatgaatattcaTACTATAATAATTCGTAGTTTGAAATTAGGAAAATCATTTATAACAAAAGATGAAATCACACAGATGGCAGGACGATGTGGAAGATCTCAGAAAAAATTGTATGATAGTACTTCAAGTTGTAAAAATTTCGATGAAAGTACAAATAAAAGTTATATGACACCTGATAGAAGATATACTGATTCAAGTGGCTTACCTCCTATATTAGATTATGATTATGATTGTGATGGGAaagttataatatttgtgtCCAATGTAGAAAAACattatttagaaaaaatattatatgacgAAGAAGAAATGTCTAAATTAAAAActacattaaataatatcCAAATGTGTAAGTTTTTATTagattttattcatttaaaattaataaagacaaaaaaagacatgtttgattttttatatttatatagcaTCAAATTTTTTAAGGCAAAACGTGTAGAAGGCAACACAAATGACGATGACCAAAATAATggtataaatatgaatattaataataatgataagtgtattcataataataatgataaatgttgtagtaataataataacaatgataaatgttgtagtaataataataacaatgataAATGTtgtattcataataataatgataagtgtattaataataataatgataagtgtattaataataataatgataagtgtattcataataataatgataaatgttgtattcataataataataaatgtagtaataatatgaatgaaaaaattttGATTGATGTGAAACAAACCTTtcaatatttatttgaaaataaattaattactATTCCTTATGAACaagaaaagaattattatgaacatgtgtttaataaaatattccaTATTAATTTCTgtgatattaataaaatttttacttttcaatatattaatCAGAATATTAATcctaatatattaatgaaatataatataacacaaaaaattaacatttttaaaaaattatatcataattataaaggaaaaaatattactacTGATAAACAAACTTCTTTTTTCACCTTACCATTTATAACAatcttattaatttttaaagatATCGAATTCAATAAAAACCTATTCCAAAACTTATATGttgaatttataaaatatattttccttatgaatataaatctTCAACAATATGATCTTTTcgtttatgatatattaaaggACGATGATCCGATTGCATGTACAGAATTGTTTTCTTATGTACAGTCAGCGTCAAGTATAATGGagttcatttttaattactCCTTAgttcaatatatatacgtTAAAG gGTTTCTACCTGATGTTTTACTCATGATCTTTGCCTTCTGCATAAATTCcgaaataaatttaaaaatccactttgatatatatgaacaaatacTTATGTCacataacaaaaatataaagaacgTTTTCCAGTTTTTTGGCCTCAACGTTGAAAAGTTAAAAAATTTCGAGTTAAAAAATGTTGATGATCTTTTCGATGCTTCCGCAAACATTTTAAAGGGAAA attAAATATTGACCagatatatgaaaatttggAATGGATAAAAATTAAGAGATTTTATTATGCAATGATTATTTATGATTGTTATAATGATGACGTATATCAAGTAGCTAAAAA gTACcgattaaaattaaaagaaataaaaactGTATATTTAAGATGTATATTTAATCTTTCTTACAATTGTCGAATcctaaaaaattttaaaaactcttt GGATATATTCTGTATTATTTTAGAAAATTTGTTGGCGAAAATGAAGACAAAAAATTTcccttttatttaa